Within Micromonospora parathelypteridis, the genomic segment TCACCGTCCAGCCGAAGCCCGTCTCCGGCCGGTTCGGCGCGCCCGGGCGACGGCAGCCAGGTCGACGGCGACCAGGTCGACTGCCGCCGACGGCGTACCTGCCGTCAGGAAGGGACCACCACCATGGATCAACAGATAAATCGACCAGAGCCAGCACTGGCGTCCGAGCCGGTCAGCCGGCGTGGAGTGCTGCGCGCCGCGACCGTCTCGGCCGCCGCCGTCGGCGCCGCCGGCCTGCTCGCCAGCCCGGCCACCGCCGGGCCCGTCGGGCAGTCCCAGGGCCGGCGTCGGGTGCCGGTCGACCGGATCAGCATCCAGCTCTACACGCTGCGCGATCAGCTCGCCGCCGACCTGCCCGGCACCCTGGACGCGTTGCGCCGGATCGGCTACCGGCGCGTGGAGCACGCCGGTTTCGTCGGACGCACCGCCGCGCAGTTCCGGGCCGCGCTGAACGAGGCCGGCCTGCGCTCCACCTCCGGGCACACCGGCATCCCGCAGCCCTTCGACGACGCCACCTGGGAGCGCGCCCTCGCCGACGCGAACATCCTGGGCAGCAAGAAGATCGTCCACCCGTACTTCGGTCGGGACGCCAACGGCCAGGCGATCCGGGACCCAGCCGTCTACCGTGCCCTGGCCCGGGACCTGAACCGCGCCGGTCGGCTCGCCGAGCGCGCCGGGCTCGACTTCGGCTACCACAACCACCAATTGGAGTTCACGCCGTTGACCGACGGCTCGACCGGCTTCGAGATCCTCACCGGGCAGACCGACCCGCGCCTGGTCCACTTCGAGCTCGACCTCTACTGGACCTGGCGGGGCGCGCACGACCCGATCGACGTGATCCGGGCCAACCGCGGCCGAATCCGCCAGGTGCACGTCAAGGACCTCGACGTCGAAGGTGGTTTCGCCGACCTCGGTGACGGCCTCATCGACTTCGGCCGGATCTTCGCCCACGAGCGGGAGGCCGGCATCGAGGAGTACATCGTGGAGCGCGACGACGCAGGCACCTCGCCACGCTCCCCCGCCGACGCCCTGGACACCGCCCGGGTCGGCTTCGACTTTCTCGCTTCACTCCGGTACTGAAACCACCTCGGGGGACGACCTGATGAACAGGACCGCATTCGTGTCCGCCCTGCTGCTGGTGACGGCCGGCCTGGCCGTACCACCATCGGCGGCGGCAGCCGCGCCCGCGCCGGCCGCGCCGCCGGACAGCAGCTTCCAGAAAGTGACACTGAACGACTTCCCGGGCGAGCCGATGAGCCTCGCCGTCCTGCCCGACCTGCGGGTGCTGCACACCTCCCGTACCGGCGAGGTCCGCATCCACGACCCGCGCACCGGGCTGAACACCCTCGCTGCCGACGTCCCGGTCTACGAGCACGACGAGGAGGGGCTGCAGGGGGTCGCCATCGACCCGAACTTCGCCCAGAACAAGTGGGTATACCTCTACTACTCGCTGCCGTTGGACACGCCGGTGGACGACCCGGCCACCCCGGACGTCAACGAGGGCGACGCGCCACTGGTCGGCACCGAAGCCGACTGGCAGCGGTTCAAGGGCGCGCTGCGGCTGTCCCGGTTCAAGCTGGAGGGGATGAAGCTCAACCTCACCACCGAGCAGAAGATCATCGACGTGCCCACCGACCGGGGCATCTGCTGCCACGTCGGCGGCCAGATCGACTTCGACGGCAAGGGCAACCTGTACCTGTCGACCGGTGACGACACGAACCCGTTCTTCTCCGACGGTTTCATCCCGATCGACGAGCGGGCCGACCGTAACCCCGCGTTCGACGCCCAGCGCACCTCGGCCAACACCAACGACCTGCGCGGCAAGCTGCTGCGCATCCGGGTGAAGCCCGGTGGTGGCTACACGGTGCCGGCGGGCAACCTGTTCAAGCCGGGCACGGCGCAGACCCGCCCGGAGATCTACGCGATGGGGCTGCGCAACGCGTTCCGGTTCGCCGTCGACCGGCGTACCGACAACGTGTACCTGGCCGACTACTCCCCGGACGCGTCCTCGTCGAACCCCGAGCGCGGGCCGGCCGGGCACGGCCGGTGGATGCTCATCGACAAGCCAGCCAACTACGGCTGGCCTTACTGCGTGACGCCGACGATCGCCTACCGCGACTACGACTTCGCCACCGGCACGTCCGGTCCGAAGTTCAACTGCAAGCGCCCGGTCAACGACTCACCCCACAACACGGGCAAGCGGCAACTGCCGCCGGTCGAGCAGCCGGAGGTCTGGTACCCGTCCGCCGCGTCGGGTGAGTTCCCGCAGCTCGGCACCGGCGGTATCGGTCCGATGGGTGGCCCGGCGTACGACTACGACGGGACCAGCACGTCGCGGACCCGGTGGCCGGCCTACTACGACGGGGTGCCGCTGTTCTACGAGTGGACCCGGGACTACATCAAGGAGTTCCGCCTCGACGAGGACGGCGACGTGAAGGACATCCGGTCGGTGGTGCCATCGGTGGTGGTGGACAACCCGATGGACCTGGAGTTCGGCCCGGACGGCGCGCTCTACGTGCTGGAGTACGGCGATGGCTACTTCGCCGAGAACCCGGACGCCCAGTTGTCCCGGATCGACTTCGTCCGCGGCAACCGGACGCCGATCCCGAAGATCAGCGCTGACCCGACCGTCGGGCAGGCTCCGCTGACCGTCGCGTTCTCCAGCGCCGGCACCACCGACCCGGACGGTGACGCGCTGCGCTACGCGTGGGACTTCAACGCGGACGGCTCGGTGGACAGCACCGCTGCGAACCCGACCTGGACGTTCCAGGAAAACGGCTCGTACACGCCGACGGTGAAGGTGACCGACCGCACCGGACGGTCGGCGGCGGCGACCCTGCCGCTGGTGGTGGGGCCAACGGCGCCCATCGTCGAATTCGTCACCCCGGTGGCCGGGCAGCCGTTCCAGTTCGGGCAGACCGTCGCGTACGAGGTGAAGGTCACCGACGATCTGCCGGTGGACTGCTCCCGGGTGACGGTCACCTACGTGCTCGGTCACGATGAGCACGGGCACCCGCTCTCCACGTCAAGCGGGTGCTCCGGAAGCATCGTCACCTTCCTGGACGGCGGGCACAGCGGCGCGGACAACCTGACCGGGGTCTTCGTCGCCGAATACACCGACACGGGCGTACCGGCACAGTCCGGCTCGGACACGGTGGTGCTGGACCCGACGCCGGTGGCCGGTCTGGCCGGCTGACCAGTTCACCATGACAGCGGCGGCGGCCGGGACACTCCGGCCGCCGCCGCTCGTCGTTGCGCCCCGCCCGTCGCGGGTGCCGGCCGCGGCTCAGCTCCAGTCGCTGTCGACGTGGTTGTCCCGCCAGCGTCCGCCCACCGGTGGGGTGTCCAGCCGCATCCCGTCGTCGGCGTTGCCGGCGAGGTCGTTGTCCTCGACCCGGCAGTCCACACAACTGCCCCGCTCGGTGATCCACAGCCCGTGCGTCTGGCTCTGGTCGTCGTTGCCGTCCCAGATCCGGTTGCCCCGGATGGTGGCCGAGTCGAACGGCGCTTCGATGGTGATACCGGCCCGCCGCTGTGGTGCGGCAGACAGTTCGTATCCGCATCCCGGTGGAGGGACGTCCCCGCTCCACGCGCTGAACGCGTCGGGGCGGACCGGGGCGAGGGTGAGTTCGTCGCCGGTGTTCGAGGCCACCAGGGCAACGGATCGCCCGACCCGTAGGACCTTGCCCCGGTGCCCGTCGTGTGGCCAGTTGGCCGACCGGTCCACCAGGCTCCGCTCCCCGTAGTGGACGGCATCACCGCTGCCGCCCGCGCCCTGGGCGCACTGCCGCCCGTTGTTGCGGATCCGGTTGTTGAGCAGCACCGCGTCGGTCATCTGGTGGTCGATCCGGATCGCGTCGAGCCCGTTGCCCCAGAGCTCGTTGCTCTCGATCACGACGTCGCGGATCGAGCCCTGGTAGCCGCGCCCGAGGTCGAGCGCGTGATAGCCGTGCCGGCCGTTGCCGCTGATCCGGTTGCCCCGGACGGTGTACGGGCCGGGGCTGTTGCCGATCCTGACGCCGTCGCGCAGGTTGCCGTCGATGACGCAGTCGGTGAGCAGCCCACCCCGGCCGGCCACCGACGAGGTGCCCTGCGCCGACACGTCGAAGCCGGTCTCCAGGTTGCTGGTCATCGTGCAGGCGGAGACGATCAGCCCGTCGGCGCCCCAGTCGGAGATGCCGAACCGGTTGCCCTGGCTGTGGCAGCCGACGATGCGGTAGCCGCGCGGCTGTTCCCAGTAGTCCTTCTGCAGCTCCAGGAAGATCCCGTTGGTGCCGTTGGCCAGCGCGGTGCAGTTGGCGATGGTCAGCCGCTCCTCGGCGCCCCAGCCGCCGATGCCGACCCCGATGCCGGCGCCACCGATCTGCTCGCCGTTGTCCAGCCTGCCGCAGCCGACCACCACCACCCCGTCGATGAGGGAGTCCTGAAGGAAGTCGCAGCCCAGGCCGGTGGCCGCGGTGTGGTGGATGTAGAGGTTGCGGAACACGCCGCGCACCACGTACTGGAGGCCGAGCCCCTTGGCCAGGTAGCTGTACTCGGCCATCGCCACGCCGGAGCCGTCGATCTGGAAGTCGGAGAAGGTGCAGTCGGCGATGTGCCGGTCGCGGTCGGCGCCGTGCTGCACGGTCGTCCAGAAGGCCAACGGAGTCGGGTCGGCCCGGTTGCCCTCGTTGCTGAGCATGAACCGGGTCGCCGCCGGACCGGCCCCGACCAGTGACACGCCGCTGCGCCACACCGTGCCGGCATCGCGGATCGAGTAGATGCCCGGCGGGCAGTAGATGACCCGGGCCCGCCCGTCCGCGGCGTAGCCGGCGCCGAGGCGGTCCACGAGGGCGGCCAACGCTGGCTGGTCATTTGTCGCGCCGTCGCCGGTCAGCCCGTACTCCCGGGCGTCGCAGTAGAGCGGGGCGCCGGCCGAGGCGGGCCGTCGTACCCGGACCGAGTTCAGTAGCAGCTCGTTCGCCACGGCCACGGGCCGGCTCCCTTCGACGCGTTCGGTGCGTTCCGGCGGGGCCGACTTCCCGGTGGAGCCGCCGGGAAACCCTGGACGCGCGCCGGCCCCGGCGCCGCAGAGGCGACGCCGGGGCCGGGGTACGCCGTCAGACGGCGGCGATCAGCAGCGCAGGGCGCTCCACGCAGTCGGCGACGTGCCGCAGGAAACCGCCGGCCACCCCACCGTCGCAGACCCGGTGATCGAAGGTGAGGCTGAGCTGGGTCACCTTGCGGACGGCGAGCTGCCCGTCGACCACCCACGGCTTGTCCACGATCCGCCCGACCCCGAGCAGAGCCGCCTCGGGGTGGTTGATGATCGGCGTCGAGCCGTCCACGCCGAACACCCCGTAGTTGTTGAGCGTGAACGTGCCGCCGGTCAGCCGGGCCGGCGGCAGGCTGCCCGCCCGCGCGGCGGCGGTGGTCGCCGTCAGCTCGGCGGCCAACTCGGCGGTGGTGAGCCGTTGGGCGTCGCGCAGCACCGGCACCAGCAGACCCCGGTCGGTCTGCGCGGCGATGCCGAGGTGCACCCCGGCGGACTGGACGATCCGCTGCGCCTCGGTGTCGACCCGGGAGTTGAGCTGCGGGAACCGGCGCAGCCCACTGAGGCAGATCCGGGCCAGCAGGGCCAGGATGCTCACGGGTGCGTCGGGCGTCGCCGCGTTGATCGCGGCCCGGGTCTCCAGC encodes:
- a CDS encoding sugar phosphate isomerase/epimerase family protein yields the protein MDQQINRPEPALASEPVSRRGVLRAATVSAAAVGAAGLLASPATAGPVGQSQGRRRVPVDRISIQLYTLRDQLAADLPGTLDALRRIGYRRVEHAGFVGRTAAQFRAALNEAGLRSTSGHTGIPQPFDDATWERALADANILGSKKIVHPYFGRDANGQAIRDPAVYRALARDLNRAGRLAERAGLDFGYHNHQLEFTPLTDGSTGFEILTGQTDPRLVHFELDLYWTWRGAHDPIDVIRANRGRIRQVHVKDLDVEGGFADLGDGLIDFGRIFAHEREAGIEEYIVERDDAGTSPRSPADALDTARVGFDFLASLRY
- a CDS encoding right-handed parallel beta-helix repeat-containing protein, whose protein sequence is MANELLLNSVRVRRPASAGAPLYCDAREYGLTGDGATNDQPALAALVDRLGAGYAADGRARVIYCPPGIYSIRDAGTVWRSGVSLVGAGPAATRFMLSNEGNRADPTPLAFWTTVQHGADRDRHIADCTFSDFQIDGSGVAMAEYSYLAKGLGLQYVVRGVFRNLYIHHTAATGLGCDFLQDSLIDGVVVVGCGRLDNGEQIGGAGIGVGIGGWGAEERLTIANCTALANGTNGIFLELQKDYWEQPRGYRIVGCHSQGNRFGISDWGADGLIVSACTMTSNLETGFDVSAQGTSSVAGRGGLLTDCVIDGNLRDGVRIGNSPGPYTVRGNRISGNGRHGYHALDLGRGYQGSIRDVVIESNELWGNGLDAIRIDHQMTDAVLLNNRIRNNGRQCAQGAGGSGDAVHYGERSLVDRSANWPHDGHRGKVLRVGRSVALVASNTGDELTLAPVRPDAFSAWSGDVPPPGCGYELSAAPQRRAGITIEAPFDSATIRGNRIWDGNDDQSQTHGLWITERGSCVDCRVEDNDLAGNADDGMRLDTPPVGGRWRDNHVDSDWS
- a CDS encoding PQQ-dependent sugar dehydrogenase, with the protein product MNRTAFVSALLLVTAGLAVPPSAAAAAPAPAAPPDSSFQKVTLNDFPGEPMSLAVLPDLRVLHTSRTGEVRIHDPRTGLNTLAADVPVYEHDEEGLQGVAIDPNFAQNKWVYLYYSLPLDTPVDDPATPDVNEGDAPLVGTEADWQRFKGALRLSRFKLEGMKLNLTTEQKIIDVPTDRGICCHVGGQIDFDGKGNLYLSTGDDTNPFFSDGFIPIDERADRNPAFDAQRTSANTNDLRGKLLRIRVKPGGGYTVPAGNLFKPGTAQTRPEIYAMGLRNAFRFAVDRRTDNVYLADYSPDASSSNPERGPAGHGRWMLIDKPANYGWPYCVTPTIAYRDYDFATGTSGPKFNCKRPVNDSPHNTGKRQLPPVEQPEVWYPSAASGEFPQLGTGGIGPMGGPAYDYDGTSTSRTRWPAYYDGVPLFYEWTRDYIKEFRLDEDGDVKDIRSVVPSVVVDNPMDLEFGPDGALYVLEYGDGYFAENPDAQLSRIDFVRGNRTPIPKISADPTVGQAPLTVAFSSAGTTDPDGDALRYAWDFNADGSVDSTAANPTWTFQENGSYTPTVKVTDRTGRSAAATLPLVVGPTAPIVEFVTPVAGQPFQFGQTVAYEVKVTDDLPVDCSRVTVTYVLGHDEHGHPLSTSSGCSGSIVTFLDGGHSGADNLTGVFVAEYTDTGVPAQSGSDTVVLDPTPVAGLAG